A single region of the Microtus ochrogaster isolate Prairie Vole_2 chromosome 2, MicOch1.0, whole genome shotgun sequence genome encodes:
- the Fzd10 gene encoding frizzled-10, whose translation MQHPGPRLWLLLQVMMGSCAAISSMDLERPGDGKCQPVEIPMCKDIGYNTTRMPNLMGHENQREAAIQLHEFAPLVEYGCHSHLRFFLCSLYAPMCTEQVSTPIPACRVMCEQARLKCSPIMEQFKFKWPDSLDCSKLPNKNDPNYLCMEAPNNGSDEPSRGSGMFPPLFRPQRPHSAQEHPLKDGGPGRAVCDNPGKFHHVEKSESCAPLCTPGVDVYWSREDKRFAVIWLAIWSVLCFFSSAFTVLTFLIDPSRFKYPERPIIFLSMCYCVYSVGYIIRLFAGAESIACDRDSGQLYVIQEGLESTGCTLVFLVLYYFGMASSLWWVVLTLTWFLAAGKKWGHEAIEANSSYFHLAAWAIPAVKTILILVMRRVAGDELTGVCYVGSMDVNALTGFVLVPLACYLVIGTSFILSGFVALFHIRRVMKTGGENTDKLEKLMVRIGVFSLLYTVPATCVIACYFYERLNMDYWKMLATQHKCKMNNQTKTPDCLMTTSIPAVEVFMVKVSMLLVVGITSGVWVWTSKTLQSWQHVCSRGLKRKSRRKPASVVTSAGIYKKAQHPQKTHLGKYELPVQPSACV comes from the coding sequence ATGCAGCACCCGGGCCCGCGCCTGTGGCTGTTGCTGCAGGTGATGATGGGCTCGTGCGCAGCCATCAGCTCCATGGACTTGGAGCGCCCTGGAGACGGCAAGTGTCAGCCGGTGGAGATTCCCATGTGTAAGGACATCGGCTACAACACCACCCGCATGCCCAACCTGATGGGCCACGAGAACCAGCGTGAGGCGGCTATTCAACTGCACGAGTTTGCGCCGCTCGTGGAGTACGGCTGCCACAGCCACCTCCGCTTCTTCCTGTGCTCGCTGTATGCGCCCATGTGTACTGAGCAGGTCTCCACGCCCATCCCCGCTTGCCGGGTCATGTGTGAGCAGGCCCGGCTCAAGTGCTCACCGATCATGGAGCAGTTCAAATTCAAGTGGCCGGACTCCCTGGACTGCAGCAAGCTCCCCAACAAGAACGACCCCAACTACCTGTGCATGGAGGCACCCAACAACGGCTCGGACGAGCCCAGCCGGGGCTCTGGCATGTTCCCTCCACTCTTCAGGCCCCAGAGGCCACACAGCGCGCAAGAACACCCGCTAAAGGACGGGGGTCCCGGGCGCGCAGTCTGTGACAACCCGGGCAAGTTCCACCACGTGGAGAAAAGCGAGTCCTGTGCGCCTCTGTGCACTCCGGGGGTGGATGTGTACTGGAGCCGAGAAGACAAGCGCTTTGCTGTGATCTGGCTGGCCATCTGGTCGGTGCTGTGTTTCTTCTCCAGCGCCTTTACAGTGCTCACCTTCCTCATTGACCCATCGCGCTTCAAGTACCCCGAACGTCCCATCATCTTCCTCTCCATGTGCTACTGCGTCTATTCGGTGGGCTATATCATTCGACTTTTTGCTGGCGCTGAGAGCATCGCCTGCGACAGGGACAGTGGACAACTGTATGTTATCCAGGAGGGTCTGGAAAGCACTGGCTGTACCTTAGTCTTCTTGGTACTTTACTACTTCGGCATGGCCAGCTCCTTATGGTGGGTGGTTCTCACCCTCACTTGGTTCCTGGCAGCCGGCAAGAAGTGGGGCCACGAGGCCATTGAAGCCAACAGCAGCTACTTTCACCTGGCAGCCTGGGCCATCCCGGCTGTGAAGACCATCTTGATCCTGGTGATGCGCCGGGTGGCAGGGGATGAGCTCACTGGTGTGTGTTATGTGGGCAGCATGGATGTCAATGCTCTGACTGGCTTCGTGCTGGTCCCGCTGGCTTGCTACCTGGTCATCGGCACTTCCTTCATCCTGTCCGGCTTTGTGGCTTTATTCCATATCCGGAGGGTGATGAAAACAGGTGGGGAGAACACAGACAAGCTGGAGAAGCTCATGGTACGCATCGGGGTCTTTTCCCTCCTTTACACTGTGCCGGCCACCTGTGTGATTGCCTGCTACTTCTATGAACGTCTGAACATGGACTACTGGAAGATGCTGGCCACCCAGCACAAGTGTAAGATGAACAATCAGACCAAGACACCTGATTGTCTGATGACCACCTCCATCCCTGCTGTGGAGGTCTTCATGGTCAAAGTGTCCATGCTCCTGGTGGTAGGCATCACCAGTGGGGTCTGGGTCTGGACTTCCAAGACCCTGCAGTCCTGGCAACATGTGTGCAGCCGGGGGCTAAAGAGAAAGAGCCGGAGGAAACCAGCCAGTGTGGTCACCAGTGCCGGGATCTACAAAAAAGCACAGCACCCTCAAAAAACTCACCTTGGGAAGTATGAGCTTCCTGTCCAGCCTTCAGCCTGCGTGTAA